Proteins from one Daphnia pulicaria isolate SC F1-1A chromosome 3, SC_F0-13Bv2, whole genome shotgun sequence genomic window:
- the LOC124328738 gene encoding tubulin alpha-1 chain, with amino-acid sequence MRECISIHVGQAGVQIGNACWELYCLEHGIQPDGQMPSDKSVGGGDDSFNTFFSETGSGKHVPRAVFVDLEPTVVDEVRTGTYRQLFHPEQLITGKEDAANNYARGHYTIGKEIVDLVLDRIRKLSDQCTGLQGFLIFHSFGGGTGSGFTSLLMERLSVDYGKKSKLEFAIYPAPQVSTAVVEPYNSILTTHTTLEHSDCAFMVDNEAIYDICRRNLDIERPTYTNLNRLIGQIVSSITASLRFDGALNVDLTEFQTNLVPYPRIHFPLVTYAPVISAEKAYHEQLTVAEITNACFEPANQMVKCDPRHGKYMACCMLYRGDVVPKDVNAAIATIKTKRTIQFVDWCPTGFKVGINYQPPTVVPGGDLAKVSRAVCMLSNTTAIAEAWARLDHKFDLMYAKRAFVHWYVGEGMEEGEFSEAREDLAALEKDYEEVGMDSVEGEGEGNDEY; translated from the exons ATG CGCGAATGTATCTCAATCCACGTTGGACAAGCCGGAGTCCAGATCGGCAATGCCTGTTGGG aaTTGTACTGCTTGGAGCATGGAATCCAGCCTGATGGTCAGATGCCCAGTGACAAGTCGGTCGGAGGTGGAGATGATTCTTTCAACACCTTCTTCTCTGAAACTG gctCTGGCAAACATGTTCCTCGTGCTGTCTTTGTTGACTTGGAACCAACTGTAGTTGATGAGGTTCGCACTGGCACCTACAGGCAATTGTTCCACCCTGAGCAACTCATCACTGGCAAGGAAGATGCTGCCAACAACTATGCCCGTGGCCACTACACCATTGGAAAGGAAATTGTTGACCTTGTGCTGGATCGCATTCGCAAACTCTCTGACCAATGTACTGGACTTCAGGGATTCCTCATCTTCCATTCTTTTGGTGGTGGCACTGGATCCGGTTTCACCTCACTTTTGATGGAACGTCTTTCTGTTGACTACGGCAAAAAGTCCAAGCTTGAATTCGCCATCTACCCCGCTCCCCAAGTTTCTACCGCTGTTGTCGAACCATACAACTCCATTTTGACCACCCATACCACCCTTGAACATTCCGACTGCGCTTTCATGGTTGATAACGAGGCTATTTATGATATCTGCCGCCGAAACTTGGACATTGAACGGCCGACTTACACCAACTTGAACCGCTTGATCGGCCAAATCGTCTCATCCATTACGGCTTCCCTTCGTTTCGATGGCGCTTTGAACGTCGATTTGACTGAATTCCAGACCAACTTGGTCCCCTATCCTCGTATCCACTTCCCGTTGGTCACTTACGCTCCGGTTATCTCGGCTGAGAAGGCTTACCACGAGCAATTGACCGTGGCCGAGATCACCAACGCTTGCTTCGAACCGGCCAACCAGATGGTTAAATGCGATCCTCGTCATGGCAAGTACATGGCCTGCTGCATGTTGTACCGTGGTGATGTCGTTCCCAAGGATGTCAATGCTGCCATTGCAACCATCAAGACAAAGCGTACCATCCAATTCGTTGACTGGTGTCCCACTGGTTTCAAG GTTGGTATCAACTACCAGCCACCAACTGTCGTTCCAGGTGGTGATTTGGCCAAGGTTTCGCGTGCCGTGTGCATGTTGTCCAACACGACTGCCATTGCTGAAGCCTGGGCTCGTCTCGATCATAAATTCGACTTGATGTACGCCAAGCGTGCTTTCGTCCACTGGTACGTCGGTGAGGGTATGGAGGAAGGCGAGTTCTCCGAGGCCCGTGAGGATCTTGCTGCCCTCGAGAAGGACTACGAAGAGGTCGGCATGGACTCTGTTGAAG gcgAAGGCGAGGGAAATGACGAATATTAA
- the LOC124328761 gene encoding tRNA N(3)-methylcytidine methyltransferase METTL6-like isoform X1 — translation METSVVSSGEDPTCHSVMEGIASNTHRVLTEEEENRLKKQDETVVSEFKRLKLEAEAQKNWDLFYKRNDTRFFRDRHWTTREFELLVGIDGDTKKILLEIGCGVGNFLFPLLEENANLYIYGCDFSPRAVEFVKGDPRFNEERMKVFVCDITKDRLEGNIPELVDVVSLIFVLSAIHPDKFQQALHSASAILKPGGVLVFRDYGLYDMAQLRFGRGNKIGDNFYVRQDGTRSYFFSVERLTNLVADAGFDVSSCHYVNRRTVNKKEGVDEPRVFVQGKFIKR, via the exons ATGGAGACATCTG TCGTGTCTAGTGGGGAAGATCCCACGTGTCATTCCGTCATGGAGGGCATCGCCTCGAACACACATCGAGTCttgacagaagaagaagagaacagATTGAAGAAACAAGATGAAACTGTGGTATCCGAATTCAAGAGATTGAAGCTAGAAGCCGAAGCTCAAAAGAACTGGGACCTATTTTACAAAAGGAATGACACGAGGTTTTTCCGGGATCGTCACTGGACTACCCGAGAGTTTGAGCTGTTGGTCGGAATCGATGGTGATACCAAGAAAATTCTTCTAGAAATCGGTTGTGGAGTCGGAAATTTCCTGTTTCCGTTATTGGAAGAAAATGCCAACCTCTACATTTACGGCTGCGACTTTTCGCCAAGGGCGGTTGAGTTCGTCAAAGGTGATCCCAGATTTAATGAAGAGAGGATGAAAGTCTTTGTCTGTGACATCACGAAAGACAG ATTGGAGGGTAACATTCCCGAGCTGGTTGATGTGGTGAGCCTCATCTTTGTTCTTTCAGCCATTCACCCAGACAAATTCCAACAAGCTCTGCACTCAGCTTCTGCTATTCTTAAGCCTGGTGGGGTCTTGGTATTTCGAGACTATGGTCTTTATGATATGGCCCAACTTCGCTTTGGAAGGGGAAACAAGATTGGGGACAATTTTTATGTTAGACAGGATGGTACAAG gtcgtatttcttttctgttgagCGCCTAACAAATTTAGTGGCCGACGCCGGATTTGATGTTTCCAGTTGCCATTATGTGAATAGGAgaacagtaaacaaaaaggaagGCGTGGACGAACCGCGGGTCTTTGTTCAAGGGAAATTCATCAAGAGATGA
- the LOC124328761 gene encoding tRNA N(3)-methylcytidine methyltransferase METTL6-like isoform X2 — translation MEGIASNTHRVLTEEEENRLKKQDETVVSEFKRLKLEAEAQKNWDLFYKRNDTRFFRDRHWTTREFELLVGIDGDTKKILLEIGCGVGNFLFPLLEENANLYIYGCDFSPRAVEFVKGDPRFNEERMKVFVCDITKDRLEGNIPELVDVVSLIFVLSAIHPDKFQQALHSASAILKPGGVLVFRDYGLYDMAQLRFGRGNKIGDNFYVRQDGTRSYFFSVERLTNLVADAGFDVSSCHYVNRRTVNKKEGVDEPRVFVQGKFIKR, via the exons ATGGAGGGCATCGCCTCGAACACACATCGAGTCttgacagaagaagaagagaacagATTGAAGAAACAAGATGAAACTGTGGTATCCGAATTCAAGAGATTGAAGCTAGAAGCCGAAGCTCAAAAGAACTGGGACCTATTTTACAAAAGGAATGACACGAGGTTTTTCCGGGATCGTCACTGGACTACCCGAGAGTTTGAGCTGTTGGTCGGAATCGATGGTGATACCAAGAAAATTCTTCTAGAAATCGGTTGTGGAGTCGGAAATTTCCTGTTTCCGTTATTGGAAGAAAATGCCAACCTCTACATTTACGGCTGCGACTTTTCGCCAAGGGCGGTTGAGTTCGTCAAAGGTGATCCCAGATTTAATGAAGAGAGGATGAAAGTCTTTGTCTGTGACATCACGAAAGACAG ATTGGAGGGTAACATTCCCGAGCTGGTTGATGTGGTGAGCCTCATCTTTGTTCTTTCAGCCATTCACCCAGACAAATTCCAACAAGCTCTGCACTCAGCTTCTGCTATTCTTAAGCCTGGTGGGGTCTTGGTATTTCGAGACTATGGTCTTTATGATATGGCCCAACTTCGCTTTGGAAGGGGAAACAAGATTGGGGACAATTTTTATGTTAGACAGGATGGTACAAG gtcgtatttcttttctgttgagCGCCTAACAAATTTAGTGGCCGACGCCGGATTTGATGTTTCCAGTTGCCATTATGTGAATAGGAgaacagtaaacaaaaaggaagGCGTGGACGAACCGCGGGTCTTTGTTCAAGGGAAATTCATCAAGAGATGA